Below is a genomic region from Vulgatibacter sp..
CCTGGCGAGGATCCCGGCGTGGCTCTCGGCGTCACCCTCCGGCACCACGTGCTCGACGAGGCCTACCTGCATCGCCTCGTCGGCGGTGAGGACCCTGCCGGTGAAGACGAGCTCCTTCGCCTTGCCCAGCCCCACCAGCCGCGGCAGCCGCCAGGTCCCGCCTGCGGCGGGGAAGATGCCGAGGCCCACCTCGGGGAAGCCGAGCTTCGCGGTGACGCCGGCGATGCGGATGTCGCAGGCCATGGCGAGCTCGCAGCCGCCGCCCAGGGCGTAGCCCTCGATCGCCGCGATCACCGGGTGCGGGAAGTCCTCCACCCGCTGGAACATGCCCGCGTTGATCGCCCGCATCGCGTCGAGGCTGCGCCGCTCCCGGAGCTGGCCGATGTCGGCGCCGCCGGCGAAGGACTTCCCCTCGCCGCGGAGCACGAGCACGCGCACGGCGGGATCGGTGCCGAGCTGGTCGAGCGCTGC
It encodes:
- a CDS encoding enoyl-CoA hydratase/isomerase family protein; amino-acid sequence: MTDFRTIRVAVADDGVATLTLSRPELRNAINLDMVEEVAAALDQLGTDPAVRVLVLRGEGKSFAGGADIGQLRERRSLDAMRAINAGMFQRVEDFPHPVIAAIEGYALGGGCELAMACDIRIAGVTAKLGFPEVGLGIFPAAGGTWRLPRLVGLGKAKELVFTGRVLTADEAMQVGLVEHVVPEGDAESHAGILARQIAANGTLAVRVAKAALNAIARGNDPEPIEKLGQAILFESAEKFERMTAFLERKKRKES